The Rhododendron vialii isolate Sample 1 chromosome 5a, ASM3025357v1 genome contains a region encoding:
- the LOC131325917 gene encoding meiotic nuclear division protein 1 homolog isoform X2 — protein sequence MLQIFYDSQDFFLLKELEKLGPKKGVISQSVKDVIQSLVDDDLVLKDKIGTSVYFWSLPSCAGNQLRSVHRKLEDDLQSSKKRLAELVEQCEALKKGREESDEREEALVELKAIEQKYNELKDEMGQYADNDPAAFEEMKKSIEVAHAAANRWTDNIFTLRQWCGNNFPQAKEQLEHLYNEVGITDDFDYLELAPIVPQRPVGDHMLEGNP from the exons ATGCTTCAAATCTTTTATGACTCGCAGGACTTCTTCCTT CTGAAGGAACTTGAGAAGCTGGGCCCCAAGAAAGGTGTAATCAGCCAGTCTGTAAAGGATGTCATCCAATCTCTTGTAGATGATGACCTTGTCTTGAAGGACAAGATAGGAACCTCA GTATACTTTTGGAGCCTTCCGAGCTGTGCTGGAAATCAg CTGAGGAGTGTGCATCGAAAACTTGAAGATGATCTTCAAAGCAGTAAGAAAAGGCTTGCAGAACTTGTTGAGCAATGTGAAGCCTTAAAGAAGGGAAGAGAGGAATCT GATGAACGAGAGGAGGCCCTAGTTGAGCTGAAAGCTATTGAACAGAAGTATAATGAGTTAAAG GATGAAATGGGACAGTATGCTGACAATGATCCAGCTGCCTTTGAAGAAATGA AGAAATCTATTGAAGTTGCACATGCAGCTGCTAACAGATGGACAG ACAACATATTCACACTGCGACAATGGTGTGGAAACAATTTCCCTCAGGCCAAAGAACAGCTTGAACACTTGTACAATGAG GTGGGAATAACAGATGATTTCGATTACTTGGAGTTGGCACCTATAGTCCCTCAGAGGCCAGTTGGTGATCACATGCTGGAAGGCAATCCTTAG
- the LOC131325916 gene encoding vacuolar protein sorting-associated protein 32 homolog 2-like, with translation MFSRIFGKPKQETNALTTLDKLNETLEMLEKKEKVLLKKAAGEVEKAKEFTRAKNKRAAIQCLKRKRLYEQQIEQLGNFQLRIHDQMIMLEGAKATTETVDALRTGAAAMKAMQKATNIDDVDKTMDEINEQTENMKQIQEALATPIGSAADFDEDELEAELEELESAELEEQLLQPATTAPAAPVQVPGGRLPARAAPQKQRTAEEDELAALQAEMAL, from the exons ATGTTTAGTCGGATTTTCGGCAAGCCCAAGCAAGAGACCAATGCTCTTACCACGTTAGACAAGTTAAATGAG ACACTTGAAATGCttgagaaaaaggagaaagtGCTCCTGAAGAAGGCTGCTGGAGAAGTTGAAAAGGCCAAGGAATTTACCAGAGCAAAGAACAAGAGGG CGGCCATACAATGTTTGAAGAGGAAGAGGCTTTACGAACAACAAATTGAGCAGCTAGGAAATTTCCAATTACGTATCCACGACCAG ATGATAATGTTAGAAGGTGCAAAAGCTACAACAGAGACTGTGGATGCTCTGAGAACTGGAGCAGCTGCAATGAAGGCCATGCAAAAAGCGAC CAACATTGATGATGTGGACAAGACAATGGATGAAATAAATGAGCAGACTGAGAACATGAAACAGATCCAAGAAGCATTGGCTACACCAATTGGCTCAGCAGCCGATTTTGACGAG GATGAGTTGGAAGCAGAGCTTGAAGAATTGGAAAGTGCTGAGTTGGAGGAACAACTTCTTCAACCCGCCACAACCGCCCCTGCAGCACCAGTGCAAGTGCCAGGTGGAAGGCTACCAGCTCGTGCTGCTCCTCAAAAGCAGCGTACAGCCGAGGAGGATGAGCTTGCAGCATTACAGGCAGAAATGGCACTTTGA
- the LOC131325917 gene encoding meiotic nuclear division protein 1 homolog isoform X1 — protein MSKKRGLSLEEKREKMLQIFYDSQDFFLLKELEKLGPKKGVISQSVKDVIQSLVDDDLVLKDKIGTSVYFWSLPSCAGNQLRSVHRKLEDDLQSSKKRLAELVEQCEALKKGREESDEREEALVELKAIEQKYNELKDEMGQYADNDPAAFEEMKKSIEVAHAAANRWTDNIFTLRQWCGNNFPQAKEQLEHLYNEVGITDDFDYLELAPIVPQRPVGDHMLEGNP, from the exons ATG TCTAAGAAAAGAGGTCTTTCATTGGAAGAGAAGCGTGAGAAGATGCTTCAAATCTTTTATGACTCGCAGGACTTCTTCCTT CTGAAGGAACTTGAGAAGCTGGGCCCCAAGAAAGGTGTAATCAGCCAGTCTGTAAAGGATGTCATCCAATCTCTTGTAGATGATGACCTTGTCTTGAAGGACAAGATAGGAACCTCA GTATACTTTTGGAGCCTTCCGAGCTGTGCTGGAAATCAg CTGAGGAGTGTGCATCGAAAACTTGAAGATGATCTTCAAAGCAGTAAGAAAAGGCTTGCAGAACTTGTTGAGCAATGTGAAGCCTTAAAGAAGGGAAGAGAGGAATCT GATGAACGAGAGGAGGCCCTAGTTGAGCTGAAAGCTATTGAACAGAAGTATAATGAGTTAAAG GATGAAATGGGACAGTATGCTGACAATGATCCAGCTGCCTTTGAAGAAATGA AGAAATCTATTGAAGTTGCACATGCAGCTGCTAACAGATGGACAG ACAACATATTCACACTGCGACAATGGTGTGGAAACAATTTCCCTCAGGCCAAAGAACAGCTTGAACACTTGTACAATGAG GTGGGAATAACAGATGATTTCGATTACTTGGAGTTGGCACCTATAGTCCCTCAGAGGCCAGTTGGTGATCACATGCTGGAAGGCAATCCTTAG